The sequence below is a genomic window from Candidatus Nomurabacteria bacterium.
CAGAAAAATGTTGGTGGAAAAATTTATGGATGAGTTGAAGAAAACTTGTTCTCTTACGGAAATTAACTTTGATTCGCAGTGTCTCACACTATCTATCACACCGAAGGATTAATTCTTTCTCGCCGTGATTACGGTGAGGCGAATTCCCTGTATCAAATTTTCTCGCGGGAGTTTGGATTGATCACTGTCGCTGCGCAGGGGACCCGCTATTTAAAGTCCAAACTTCGCGGTCAGCTCGCCCTCTTGATGCACGGTCACTTTACCCTTGTCCGAGGAAGAGAATTCTGGCGCTTAATCGGTGCGGAAGCAAGCCCGCGTCTTAAGGCGCTTACTCAAAATCGAGAAAAATCCCTAGTCGCGGTCAGAGTGGGTAATTTATTTTCACGCCTTGTGCGTGGGGAGGAATGTCAGCCTGAATTATTCTCTGATCTGGTGTTTGGTTTAGAAACTCTCGCCACTAATGAGAAAATAATTCCAGAAATTTCTGAACGGGTTATCGTTTTAAGACTACTATCTAAGCTCGGGTACATCTCTTCTGGTAAATTGCTCGCGCCGTGGCTTGCGGCAGATTTGTGGCACAAAACGGAATGGCATATGTCCGATGGGGTATCCAGGCAGATTGTCGGCGCGATAAACAATGGCCTCAATCAGAGTATGTTATAATTCGGTGTTATGCAGGAGAACGATAAGGATCATCTTGATATCTTAAAACGAGATTTGTATCGTCCACAGGGAACTAAACCACTGCGTCGCTCACGATTGGGTGGGTTCGTTGATTCTAGTCGTGAGACCTGGAAACGTACAGAGCCACTTCGTGTCGCTGATC
It includes:
- the recO gene encoding DNA repair protein RecO codes for the protein MSHTIYHTEGLILSRRDYGEANSLYQIFSREFGLITVAAQGTRYLKSKLRGQLALLMHGHFTLVRGREFWRLIGAEASPRLKALTQNREKSLVAVRVGNLFSRLVRGEECQPELFSDLVFGLETLATNEKIIPEISERVIVLRLLSKLGYISSGKLLAPWLAADLWHKTEWHMSDGVSRQIVGAINNGLNQSML